DNA sequence from the Kiritimatiellia bacterium genome:
GACCGGGTTTATGTGACTTCGTGCACACATCACCCCCTACCCAGAAGTCGAAAAAACCCCTCCCTCGACTCGAATCTGCCGTCCTGTACGCACTGACAGGATAAGAAAAGGGCCAAACACGAGGGGCGGCTCGCAGAGCCGCCGCTACAGTGCCTGGCGCCCGAACGTTCCCGTCAACAGGCCCTGGGCGAGGATGTGCCCCTGCATGGCCTTCAGCAGGTCGGCCTTGCGGGCCTTCTCGGTCAGGGACAGCCGGGCATCCAGGGCGTAGACCTTGAAGTGGTAACGGTGCGGGCGGCCGGGCGGCGGCCAGGGCCCGGCGTAGCCGTTCCGGTTGTAGTCGTTGAGGCCCTGGACGGCGCCATCCGGCAGGCGGGGCGAGGCCGGGATCCCCTCCTCCAGTTTCCGCGCGTCCGGCGGGAGGTTGAAGAGCACCCAGTGCACCCAGTCGCCCGCGGGCGCGTCGGGGTCGTCGCACAACACGGCTATACTCTTCGTGCCGTCCGGTACGGTCCCCCATTCCAACGGCGGCGATGCATTCCCCCCGCCCCCGGAATACTTGTGCGGAATGGCCGCCCCCATGGCGAAGGCGGCGCTCATCACGACCAACTCCATCATGGCCCCCTCCTCGCCGGCCGGCGTGCCGGCTACTTCTGCTCGAAGCGGATCTGCGCGGAGCGGGTGTGCCCGTCGAGCCGCTCTACGCGGCCGAACGCCTCGATCACGGGCAGCATGTCCTGCAGGTCCGCCCGCGTCAGGGAAAGGATGCTGCTGCGGCGGCGGAAACTGTCCACGCTCAACCCGGAGAAGATGGCGGCCGTTCCGCCCGTGGGCAGGACGTGGCTCGGGCCGGCGACGAAATCGCCGGCGCATTCGGGCGTCCAAGCGCCGGTGAACACCGCGCCCGCGGCGCGGACCTTGGGCACCCACCGGCGCGGTTCCGCCGTCATGATCTCGAGGTGTTCGGGCGCGAAGCGGTTGCACAGTTCCATGCCGGCGTCCAGGTGATCCACCACGACCAACAGGACGCCGTCCTCCAGCACCCGCTCCACGGCCTGGCGGCGCGAGAGCCGCTCGGCCTGCCGGACCAGTTCCTTCCGCACGGCCTCGGCCAGGCGGTTCGAGGGTGTCACCAGCAGCGCCTTTTCATGGCCCGTGCCGTGCTCGGCCTGGGAGAGAAGGTCCGCGGCCACGTACTCCGGCAGCGCGGAATCGTCGGCCAGCACGGCGATCTCGCTGGGTCCGGCGATCATGTCCAGGTCCACCTCGCCGTACACGAGGCGCTTGGCCGCGGTGACGTAGGGGCCGCCGGGGCCGACGATCTTCTGCACCTTGCGGACGGTGGGGGTCCCGTAGGCCATCGCGCCGATGGCCTGGATGCCGCCGAGCTTGTAGATCTCGGACGCGCCGGCGAGGTCGAGGCTGTAGAGGAGGTACGGATCCAGCGTGCCGTCCTTGCCCGCGGGCGAGCAGGCGACGATTTCACGGACATGGGCGACCCGGGCCAGCGTGACGGTCATCAACGCCGTGGACGCCAGCGGGGCCGCGCCGGCCGGGACGTAGCAGCCGACCCGCGCCAGCGGGACGTATTGCTCGCCGAGCACGCCGCCCTTGGGCGTGGCGATGGTCCAGTCCTTCCGCAGGCCGGCCTGCGCGAAGCGCGTGATCCGCCGGCAGGCGTCCGTGGCGCAGCGCTTGAACTCGGCGTCCACCGAGGCGAGCGCGGCCTTGCGTTCCTCGGTGCTCACGGCCAGGCCGGCGGGCTCCAGGGCCGCCCCGTCGAACTCGCGGACGTACCGGACCAGGGCTTCGTCGCCCTGCTGGCGGATATCCTCCAACACGCGCCGGGCCTTTTTTTCCGCCGCCGGGTCGATCGCCGGCCGCTGAAGGAAACGGTCCACCTCCGGGCACGAGCGATCGACGGACCAGCGTGCAATGTGAATTTCCATGGGCGGCTCCGGGTCTCTCCAGACCGTTATCCTCGCTTAACGACTTCGTTCATGCAACTGCAATGCGGGCAGCGGGCCAGGGGAAGATCTCTCGCCTCGACGTACACGCGGCGGCAGACGGCGCAGCGGTAGATGTTGGACGCGCGCCGGCGGCGGGTCCGCACGCGGCCGGCCCTCGAGTAGCCGGCGCCGAGCCCCAGCACGACCAGCAGCGCGGCGGCCATCGGCAGCCA
Encoded proteins:
- the hisD gene encoding histidinol dehydrogenase → MEIHIARWSVDRSCPEVDRFLQRPAIDPAAEKKARRVLEDIRQQGDEALVRYVREFDGAALEPAGLAVSTEERKAALASVDAEFKRCATDACRRITRFAQAGLRKDWTIATPKGGVLGEQYVPLARVGCYVPAGAAPLASTALMTVTLARVAHVREIVACSPAGKDGTLDPYLLYSLDLAGASEIYKLGGIQAIGAMAYGTPTVRKVQKIVGPGGPYVTAAKRLVYGEVDLDMIAGPSEIAVLADDSALPEYVAADLLSQAEHGTGHEKALLVTPSNRLAEAVRKELVRQAERLSRRQAVERVLEDGVLLVVVDHLDAGMELCNRFAPEHLEIMTAEPRRWVPKVRAAGAVFTGAWTPECAGDFVAGPSHVLPTGGTAAIFSGLSVDSFRRRSSILSLTRADLQDMLPVIEAFGRVERLDGHTRSAQIRFEQK
- a CDS encoding YbhB/YbcL family Raf kinase inhibitor-like protein encodes the protein MELVVMSAAFAMGAAIPHKYSGGGGNASPPLEWGTVPDGTKSIAVLCDDPDAPAGDWVHWVLFNLPPDARKLEEGIPASPRLPDGAVQGLNDYNRNGYAGPWPPPGRPHRYHFKVYALDARLSLTEKARKADLLKAMQGHILAQGLLTGTFGRQAL